One window from the genome of Dolosigranulum savutiense encodes:
- a CDS encoding pneumococcal-type histidine triad protein, which yields MEKTNIKKIILGSLASAVIFGGGYYTNHLITGETDNSSDSGIQYIESSKSAGATSEKTPEQVSHDEAIDAEQIVVKIMDDGYVTSHGDHYHFFSGKVPFDAIISEELVIKDYELNEDDIISEHQDGYIVKVNGEYYLYLKEPDKAKNVRTKEEIAEQQKITGLHDGEGKQSGGGNDHGHAPLSPEVKKQVSQAKASGRYTTDDGYVFTAGSIVRDTGDAYIVAHDDHFHYVPKAHLSASELAAARAFLGGGGGSSHAQSGRQNNTTGGNRKQSPNYAQQGSNRPSVNPQPGQKPQAGNQSQGHQHNNGQTDHSKRPDKAPSGSDLKALVQKVFDMDPSKRHKEGDGLVFNPLEITDYVDGFGFVQPHGDHHHVIPEGKLSDAEKEAAHAVVNARKAGKKLPKMADKPSKGQSQPQKPQKPNKEESPKQPEKPAEDNKGQEKPGKDSNAVDPKKDPLAYYESLTAELVIKPADLPYNLQYLTEYVEGLFIIPHHDHYHNISVQQILDNDKDREYFLKGHSAEDVLKTAKYLAENPDARPKGKDGWGDSAGEEPAEVDELADEKKMDYLAEKYGVDRNDLSQFQRIINTVTITKDGESIDINLSDLKVEGDKVTPLVELPEFGQKQGEKPADSADNKEQEKPADEESKEKPGKEESTDDHGENHESTPQSERKGKPNSQIVYSPEEIAEAKAAGKYTTSDGYIFDANDIDRKAGNGYIVPHMDHTHYIPIKDLSPAEQKAAEEVLKARGGDKKQEKPENLSADSPEAIYNRLKAEKVIELTKLPFYLRFVTEYADGTFIIPHDDHFHNITVKDILESDKVYLKGHKPEDIIKTAKWLVENPSERPTPGEDDWWHSEGATPEEQKELTDEKKMQYLADKYKVDRHNISEFFRLGEKVTITKGDETIEIDLGDLKVEGNKVTPLVKLPEFGQKKAEDKKEKQEPKQKQQKQPEKPAVNNQNTPAPQPKEAAQPSAPQAPEKPVEAPQPAPEEKQPEQAPQAQEPKQEEAE from the coding sequence ATGGAAAAAACAAATATTAAGAAGATTATCTTAGGATCACTGGCCAGTGCCGTTATCTTCGGTGGAGGCTACTATACTAATCACTTAATAACGGGTGAAACCGACAATAGCTCTGACAGTGGTATTCAGTATATTGAAAGCAGTAAAAGTGCAGGAGCTACAAGTGAAAAAACGCCTGAACAAGTGAGTCATGATGAAGCGATCGATGCTGAACAAATTGTTGTTAAGATTATGGATGATGGTTATGTGACATCGCACGGTGACCACTACCACTTCTTCTCTGGGAAAGTACCATTTGACGCGATTATTAGTGAAGAACTAGTGATTAAAGATTACGAGCTCAATGAAGATGATATTATTAGCGAGCACCAAGATGGTTATATTGTTAAAGTAAATGGTGAGTACTACCTGTACTTGAAAGAACCTGATAAAGCTAAGAATGTTCGTACAAAAGAAGAAATTGCCGAACAACAAAAAATTACGGGCTTACATGACGGGGAAGGCAAGCAATCTGGTGGTGGGAACGACCACGGCCATGCACCATTATCACCAGAAGTGAAGAAACAAGTGAGTCAAGCGAAAGCAAGCGGTCGTTATACAACAGATGATGGGTACGTCTTTACAGCAGGTAGTATCGTTCGTGATACCGGTGATGCCTACATTGTTGCCCATGATGATCACTTCCACTATGTACCAAAAGCTCACTTATCAGCGAGTGAACTAGCAGCAGCACGTGCATTCCTTGGGGGTGGCGGAGGATCATCTCACGCACAGTCAGGCCGTCAAAACAACACAACAGGTGGCAATCGCAAACAATCACCAAATTACGCACAACAAGGATCTAACCGTCCAAGTGTTAACCCGCAACCAGGTCAAAAACCACAAGCGGGTAACCAAAGTCAAGGACACCAACATAACAACGGACAGACAGATCATTCTAAGCGTCCAGACAAAGCACCATCAGGCTCTGACTTAAAAGCACTTGTCCAAAAAGTATTCGATATGGATCCAAGTAAACGTCATAAGGAAGGCGATGGATTAGTCTTTAACCCATTAGAGATAACAGATTATGTGGATGGCTTTGGATTTGTTCAACCGCATGGCGATCACCACCACGTCATTCCAGAAGGTAAACTATCTGATGCAGAAAAAGAAGCAGCCCATGCGGTTGTCAACGCGCGCAAAGCAGGTAAGAAATTACCAAAAATGGCGGATAAACCAAGCAAAGGTCAATCACAACCACAAAAACCACAAAAGCCAAACAAAGAAGAATCACCAAAACAGCCAGAAAAACCAGCTGAAGACAACAAAGGTCAAGAAAAACCAGGTAAAGATTCAAATGCAGTTGATCCGAAGAAAGATCCATTGGCATACTATGAAAGCTTAACAGCTGAATTAGTTATTAAACCAGCGGACTTACCGTACAACTTGCAGTACTTGACTGAATATGTTGAAGGATTATTCATTATTCCACACCACGATCACTACCACAATATTAGTGTTCAACAAATCTTAGATAATGACAAAGACCGTGAATACTTCTTGAAAGGTCACAGTGCTGAAGATGTCTTGAAGACAGCTAAATACTTGGCTGAAAATCCAGATGCACGACCAAAAGGAAAAGATGGTTGGGGTGATTCAGCCGGTGAAGAACCAGCTGAAGTAGATGAATTAGCAGATGAGAAGAAAATGGATTACTTGGCAGAAAAATATGGTGTAGATCGTAACGATCTTAGCCAATTCCAACGTATTATCAATACAGTTACTATTACAAAAGATGGCGAAAGTATTGATATTAACTTGTCAGACTTAAAAGTTGAAGGCGATAAAGTAACGCCACTTGTTGAATTACCAGAATTTGGTCAGAAACAAGGAGAAAAACCAGCTGATTCAGCAGATAATAAAGAACAAGAAAAACCTGCAGATGAAGAATCAAAAGAAAAACCAGGTAAAGAAGAGTCAACGGATGATCATGGTGAAAACCACGAATCAACTCCTCAATCTGAACGCAAAGGTAAGCCAAACTCACAAATTGTTTACTCACCGGAAGAAATTGCTGAAGCAAAAGCAGCCGGCAAGTATACAACATCTGATGGATACATCTTTGATGCCAATGATATTGACCGTAAAGCAGGGAATGGGTATATTGTGCCTCATATGGACCATACCCACTACATTCCAATCAAAGACTTATCACCTGCTGAACAAAAAGCAGCTGAAGAAGTATTAAAAGCTCGTGGTGGTGACAAGAAACAAGAGAAGCCAGAAAACTTATCAGCAGACAGTCCAGAAGCAATTTACAACCGATTGAAAGCTGAAAAAGTCATTGAATTGACGAAATTACCATTCTACTTGCGCTTCGTAACGGAGTATGCAGATGGAACGTTCATTATTCCGCACGATGACCACTTCCACAACATTACAGTGAAAGATATTCTTGAGAGTGATAAAGTTTACTTGAAAGGTCATAAACCGGAAGATATCATTAAGACAGCGAAATGGTTGGTAGAAAACCCATCTGAGCGACCAACACCAGGTGAAGATGATTGGTGGCACTCAGAAGGCGCTACGCCAGAAGAGCAAAAAGAATTAACAGATGAGAAGAAAATGCAATACTTGGCGGACAAATATAAGGTAGACCGTCATAACATTTCAGAATTCTTCCGTCTTGGTGAAAAAGTTACTATTACAAAAGGCGACGAAACCATCGAAATTGACTTGGGTGACTTAAAAGTTGAAGGTAATAAAGTAACGCCACTTGTTAAATTGCCAGAATTTGGTCAGAAGAAAGCAGAAGATAAGAAAGAGAAGCAGGAACCGAAACAGAAACAACAAAAACAACCAGAGAAACCAGCTGTAAATAACCAAAATACACCTGCTCCTCAACCAAAAGAAGCTGCACAACCAAGTGCTCCACAAGCACCAGAAAAACCAGTGGAGGCACCACAACCTGCACCAGAAGAAAAACAACCAGAACAAGCACCACAAGCCCAAGAACCAAAGCAAGAAGAAGCTGAATAA
- the nrdF gene encoding class 1b ribonucleoside-diphosphate reductase subunit beta — protein sequence MSRENYYSAINWNRLEDAIDKMTWEKLVEQFWTDTRIPVSNDLDDWRKLSEEEQDMIGKVFGGLTLLDTLQSQDGMNSLKDSVRTMHEEAVYNNIEFMESMHAKSYSSIFSTLNSKDEIEEIFDWTHSNEMLQKKAKIINDIYQEGHPLKIKIASVFLESFLFYSGFFAPLYYLGNAKMANVAEIIKLILRDESVHGTYIGYKFQIGYNQLSEVEQDELKNWAFNLLYELYENEMEYTAYIYDSLGWTEKVGTFIRYNANKALQNLGFDPLFPDTAEDVDPLVMNGISTGTSNHDFFSQVGNGYLLGVVEAMEDDDYNKWL from the coding sequence ATGAGTAGAGAGAATTACTATTCGGCAATTAATTGGAATCGCTTGGAAGATGCCATTGATAAGATGACTTGGGAGAAGTTAGTCGAACAATTTTGGACAGATACACGAATTCCCGTTTCTAACGATTTAGATGACTGGCGTAAACTGTCTGAGGAAGAGCAAGATATGATTGGAAAAGTCTTCGGCGGACTAACTCTCTTGGATACACTCCAGTCTCAAGATGGTATGAATAGCTTGAAAGATAGCGTGCGAACCATGCATGAAGAAGCGGTTTATAATAATATTGAATTTATGGAATCCATGCACGCGAAGAGTTATAGTTCCATCTTCTCGACCTTAAACTCGAAAGATGAGATTGAAGAGATTTTTGATTGGACGCATAGCAACGAGATGCTTCAGAAAAAAGCCAAGATTATTAATGATATTTATCAAGAAGGCCATCCACTCAAGATTAAGATAGCGAGCGTCTTCTTAGAGTCGTTCTTATTCTATTCAGGCTTCTTCGCGCCCCTATATTATTTAGGGAATGCGAAGATGGCTAACGTAGCAGAAATTATTAAGTTAATCTTGCGTGATGAGTCGGTTCACGGCACGTACATCGGCTATAAATTTCAAATTGGCTATAATCAATTAAGTGAAGTAGAACAAGATGAATTGAAGAATTGGGCATTTAACTTACTCTATGAATTGTATGAGAACGAAATGGAGTATACTGCTTATATTTATGATTCACTGGGCTGGACGGAGAAGGTGGGCACCTTCATTCGTTATAATGCGAATAAAGCCTTGCAGAACTTAGGATTTGATCCACTTTTTCCTGACACAGCTGAAGATGTCGATCCACTTGTGATGAACGGGATCTCAACCGGCACCAGTAACCACGATTTCTTCTCACAAGTCGGCAACGGTTACCTGCTGGGCGTGGTGGAAGCGATGGAAGATGATGATTATAATAAATGGTTGTAA
- a CDS encoding metal ABC transporter solute-binding protein, Zn/Mn family, translating into MSGVRKRAWLAGLAIAGLCLGACSKDATSQQTADSQGAGLNVVTSFYPTYAITKEVSGDMNDVRMINSGAGIHGFEPSAEDVAAIADADMFVYYSGILESWAGRIEDSVETDVRKVEASSTQELTAVEGLEDFDDASAKDPHSWLDPLMAAESARYIADELSELDPEQADYYKQNAADFAEAAQALVDEYEPKFKELEQKTFVTQHTAFSYLAERFGLKQLGIAGIDGDVEPSPKQMAEIKAFIEERGVKTIFVEPNVSDKTAQTLAAETGTKVEMLSPLEYDPQNTDSYLDNLEAQLETLYQSLKAEES; encoded by the coding sequence GTGAGCGGAGTAAGAAAACGAGCTTGGTTAGCCGGCTTAGCAATAGCGGGACTGTGCTTAGGTGCTTGTAGTAAGGATGCAACTAGTCAACAAACAGCTGATAGTCAAGGAGCTGGATTGAATGTAGTAACGAGTTTTTATCCAACGTATGCGATCACCAAGGAAGTATCAGGAGATATGAATGATGTGCGAATGATTAACTCAGGAGCTGGAATTCATGGGTTCGAACCATCTGCTGAAGATGTCGCAGCGATTGCGGATGCGGATATGTTTGTTTATTATTCAGGTATTCTGGAGAGTTGGGCTGGGCGTATTGAGGATTCAGTGGAGACAGATGTACGCAAGGTAGAAGCAAGCAGTACGCAGGAATTGACGGCAGTTGAAGGTCTAGAGGACTTCGATGATGCTAGTGCGAAGGATCCTCATTCGTGGTTAGATCCGTTGATGGCAGCCGAGTCTGCTCGTTATATTGCAGATGAACTGTCAGAATTAGATCCAGAACAGGCTGATTATTACAAACAAAATGCAGCCGACTTTGCGGAAGCAGCACAAGCCTTGGTGGATGAGTACGAACCGAAGTTTAAAGAATTAGAACAGAAGACGTTCGTGACACAACACACGGCCTTTTCTTACTTGGCAGAGCGATTTGGTCTGAAGCAGCTTGGTATTGCAGGAATTGATGGCGATGTTGAGCCAAGTCCGAAGCAAATGGCTGAAATTAAAGCCTTTATCGAAGAGCGTGGCGTGAAGACCATTTTTGTTGAGCCAAATGTGAGCGATAAAACAGCGCAGACCTTAGCAGCTGAAACAGGGACTAAAGTAGAAATGTTGAGCCCATTGGAATATGATCCACAAAATACGGATTCTTATTTAGATAACTTGGAAGCCCAACTCGAGACATTATATCAATCATTAAAAGCGGAGGAATCATAA
- a CDS encoding PrsW family glutamic-type intramembrane protease yields the protein MKQLSLFIFLLLLSWGMEIQLLSYYFEDLTAERHLHLFLGMSGTLLYLIPILIILFYLSRKLSVSFPLILWALLVGWSIAAPLSMEVNTWVDGQLQQILSADIYQAWIDTFSAPFAEEFLKASMGIWVLFLLKEKRLSAAMLVGAASGLGFQLAEDTYYIAGESYLDVNNTYPELINRLSGALASHWLYTSIVVVGIMWLIQTHFKPKSILPYIYVLAPVALHFFWNSPFNASQSIFSPVSATLSAITLYLGCHVYQHIILTNSFDK from the coding sequence ATGAAACAATTATCATTATTTATATTCCTTCTTCTATTATCTTGGGGAATGGAAATCCAACTTCTCTCTTATTATTTTGAAGATTTAACCGCTGAACGACATTTACATCTATTTTTAGGGATGAGTGGGACGCTTTTGTATCTGATCCCTATTTTGATTATTTTATTTTATCTCAGTCGGAAGCTGAGCGTTTCTTTTCCATTAATTCTATGGGCACTACTTGTTGGATGGTCTATCGCCGCCCCATTAAGTATGGAAGTCAATACATGGGTAGATGGCCAACTACAGCAGATACTGTCGGCTGATATCTATCAAGCATGGATTGATACATTCAGTGCTCCATTTGCCGAAGAATTTTTAAAAGCTAGTATGGGTATTTGGGTTCTTTTTCTATTGAAAGAAAAACGGTTGTCAGCAGCCATGTTAGTCGGTGCAGCAAGTGGACTAGGCTTTCAGTTAGCTGAAGATACGTACTATATTGCTGGCGAGAGTTACCTGGATGTCAATAACACGTATCCAGAATTAATCAATCGCTTATCAGGCGCTCTAGCATCACATTGGCTCTACACATCTATTGTTGTCGTCGGTATCATGTGGCTAATCCAAACGCACTTTAAGCCCAAAAGTATTTTACCTTATATCTATGTGCTAGCTCCCGTCGCACTTCATTTTTTCTGGAACTCACCATTTAACGCAAGCCAATCTATCTTCTCGCCTGTTAGTGCCACACTCTCGGCCATCACGCTGTATTTAGGCTGTCATGTTTATCAGCACATTATCCTCACCAACTCATTCGATAAATGA
- the nrdH gene encoding glutaredoxin-like protein NrdH — MVVVYSKSNCMQCNFTKKFLEDKGVPFTAKDVEANEEALEEVRQLGFTSLPVVIADGIEAFHGFRPDMLSRLA; from the coding sequence ATGGTAGTTGTTTATTCAAAATCAAATTGTATGCAATGTAATTTCACAAAAAAATTCTTAGAAGATAAAGGTGTACCGTTCACTGCTAAAGATGTAGAAGCTAATGAGGAAGCTTTAGAAGAAGTACGTCAGTTAGGATTTACATCACTTCCAGTTGTGATTGCAGATGGAATCGAGGCTTTTCATGGTTTCCGACCAGATATGTTAAGTCGGTTAGCATAA
- a CDS encoding helix-turn-helix transcriptional regulator, with protein MSTLIKRRRKELNLTQQDLAKGICAQPLISKLENGDNQLSMQKLEKIAERLQLPLNELINQSVQESDTLVSSKVNTNFQLISKIRKLLEHRDYHALELLIEKHQEEINRASSNYEVTFFRWINATLYYHQYQDIQKALDMLEAIDISPKEQPELSLEIVNARVRLFYLDEQFREALNIINQTIELTNNETIDFKIRAKFLFNYSLISNKLQHREETLNSLNEGIDLLIEHNSLFLLGDFYYQKGLFFQRIKEFNSAHQYYLHAKSLFTIKQNEQFKNLTELRLNELKNYKKE; from the coding sequence ATTAGTACGCTTATCAAACGACGACGCAAGGAATTAAATCTAACCCAACAAGATCTAGCAAAAGGGATCTGTGCACAACCATTAATTAGTAAGCTTGAAAACGGAGACAATCAACTTAGCATGCAAAAGCTTGAAAAAATTGCTGAGCGATTACAACTGCCGTTAAATGAATTAATTAATCAGTCCGTGCAAGAATCTGACACTTTGGTCTCTTCTAAAGTGAATACTAACTTTCAACTAATCTCAAAGATCCGAAAATTATTGGAACACAGAGATTATCATGCATTAGAATTACTGATCGAAAAACATCAAGAAGAAATCAATCGAGCTTCTAGTAATTATGAAGTAACATTTTTTCGGTGGATCAACGCTACACTTTATTATCATCAATATCAAGATATCCAAAAAGCTCTAGATATGCTGGAAGCAATTGATATTTCTCCAAAAGAACAACCGGAGTTATCTCTGGAAATTGTTAACGCTCGCGTCAGGCTGTTTTATTTAGATGAGCAATTCAGAGAAGCATTAAATATAATCAACCAGACAATAGAACTTACCAATAATGAAACCATTGATTTTAAAATACGTGCAAAATTTTTATTTAACTATTCATTGATATCTAACAAACTGCAGCATAGAGAAGAGACATTGAATAGCTTGAATGAAGGAATTGATCTTTTAATTGAACATAATTCTCTGTTCTTATTGGGAGATTTTTATTATCAAAAAGGGTTATTCTTTCAACGTATTAAGGAATTCAACTCAGCACATCAGTACTATCTACACGCTAAAAGTCTATTTACCATAAAGCAGAATGAGCAATTCAAAAACTTAACAGAATTACGACTGAACGAATTGAAAAATTATAAAAAGGAGTAA
- the nrdE gene encoding class 1b ribonucleoside-diphosphate reductase subunit alpha encodes MVSKPVETTYFQLNNAINRPINNQIPLHKDQEALKAYFKEEINPKTRVFDSLREKIEYLIEEDYLEEAFIRQYDFSFIEQLFEQLETADFRFRSFMGAFKFYQQYAMKSDDRSEYLESYEDRVAFNALYMADGNEQLAERIAKEMINQRYQPATPTFANAGKKRRGEFVSCFLIQLTDDMNSIGRGINSALQLSRIGGGVGVNLSNLRAAGDPIKKIENAASGVLPVMKLFEDSFSYSNQLGQRNGAGAVYLSVFHPDIISFLSTKKENADEKVRVKTLSLGLVVPDKFYELARKNEEMYLFSPYDVERVYGKPFSYVDITEEYDKLVANKEIKKTPINARELETEISKLQQESGYPYIINIDTVNRENPIDGTIVMSNLCSEILQIQEPSIINDKQEYEELGTDISCNLGSTNIVNLMQTDNFEQSIDTMVRALTFVTDESNIEVVPSIKHGNDKYHTIGLGAMGLHTFFALNEMHYGSPESVEFTDAYFTLLNYYTLKASNKIAQERGQVFDNFENSAYASGEYFDKYTEEEFAFDYDKVATIFQERNIQLPTVTDWQALKASIQAHGLYHQNRLAVAPTGSISYVNETSASLHPIIQLVEERQEKLTGKTYYPAPYLSNKTMPYYTSAYDTDMRKVIDVYAAAQQHIDQGMSLTLFMQSKIPEGLYEWKEGRTNKQTTRDLNILRHYAHDKGIKSIYYVRTFTEDEEVVGANACESCTI; translated from the coding sequence ATGGTCAGTAAACCCGTTGAGACGACTTATTTTCAGTTAAATAATGCAATTAACCGTCCAATTAATAATCAAATCCCGCTTCATAAAGATCAAGAAGCGCTAAAAGCATATTTTAAAGAGGAAATTAATCCAAAAACGCGAGTATTTGACTCGCTTCGTGAGAAGATTGAATACTTAATTGAGGAAGATTATCTTGAGGAAGCATTTATTCGTCAGTATGATTTCTCCTTTATTGAACAATTATTTGAACAATTGGAGACAGCCGATTTCCGTTTTCGTTCTTTTATGGGGGCATTTAAATTTTATCAGCAATATGCGATGAAGAGTGATGATCGCAGTGAATATTTAGAATCTTATGAAGATCGTGTGGCTTTTAATGCATTATATATGGCCGATGGGAATGAACAACTTGCTGAGCGAATTGCTAAAGAGATGATCAATCAACGTTATCAACCGGCGACACCAACCTTTGCTAATGCTGGGAAAAAACGCCGTGGTGAGTTTGTCTCATGTTTTTTAATTCAGTTAACGGATGATATGAATAGTATCGGGCGTGGGATTAATTCTGCCTTGCAGCTGTCTCGTATTGGTGGTGGAGTTGGAGTGAATTTATCTAACTTACGAGCTGCGGGTGATCCGATTAAAAAAATTGAAAATGCGGCGAGTGGTGTACTTCCTGTTATGAAACTATTTGAGGATAGTTTTTCCTATTCTAATCAGTTGGGACAACGGAATGGAGCAGGAGCTGTATATTTAAGTGTTTTCCACCCAGATATTATTTCGTTCTTGTCGACGAAGAAAGAAAATGCTGACGAAAAGGTCCGTGTTAAGACGTTATCATTGGGATTAGTTGTGCCGGATAAGTTCTATGAATTGGCGCGTAAGAATGAAGAGATGTACTTGTTTAGTCCATATGATGTTGAGCGAGTTTATGGTAAGCCGTTCTCATATGTGGATATTACGGAAGAGTATGATAAGTTGGTGGCCAATAAAGAGATTAAGAAAACGCCGATTAATGCGCGGGAGTTAGAGACGGAGATTTCTAAGTTGCAGCAGGAATCGGGTTATCCGTACATTATCAATATTGATACGGTCAACCGTGAGAATCCAATTGATGGAACCATTGTGATGAGTAACTTATGTAGTGAAATTTTACAAATTCAAGAGCCATCCATTATTAATGACAAGCAGGAATATGAAGAGCTAGGCACAGATATTAGTTGTAACTTAGGCTCAACTAATATTGTGAACTTAATGCAGACGGATAATTTTGAGCAGTCAATTGATACGATGGTGCGAGCGCTCACCTTCGTGACAGATGAGTCAAATATTGAAGTTGTCCCATCGATCAAGCATGGTAATGATAAGTATCACACAATTGGTCTCGGAGCGATGGGGCTGCACACCTTTTTTGCGCTAAATGAAATGCATTATGGCTCACCGGAGTCGGTTGAATTTACTGATGCTTACTTCACATTGCTTAATTACTATACCTTGAAAGCTAGTAATAAAATCGCACAAGAACGGGGTCAAGTTTTTGATAACTTCGAAAATTCTGCGTATGCATCGGGTGAATATTTCGACAAATATACAGAAGAAGAGTTTGCCTTCGATTATGATAAAGTAGCTACTATTTTCCAAGAACGAAATATTCAGTTGCCGACAGTCACTGATTGGCAAGCACTGAAGGCATCAATTCAAGCACATGGATTATATCATCAGAATCGACTAGCAGTGGCTCCAACAGGCTCAATTAGCTATGTCAATGAAACAAGTGCCAGTCTTCATCCGATTATTCAATTAGTGGAGGAGCGTCAGGAGAAGCTGACAGGAAAAACATATTATCCAGCTCCTTACTTGTCTAATAAAACGATGCCCTATTACACATCAGCTTATGATACAGATATGCGTAAAGTGATTGATGTCTATGCCGCAGCACAGCAGCATATTGACCAAGGGATGAGTTTGACGTTGTTTATGCAGTCAAAAATTCCGGAAGGCTTATATGAATGGAAAGAAGGGCGCACTAATAAGCAGACAACGAGAGACTTGAACATCTTGCGTCACTATGCACACGATAAGGGCATTAAGTCCATTTATTATGTGCGAACGTTTACGGAAGATGAAGAAGTTGTTGGTGCTAATGCTTGCGAAAGCTGTACAATTTAG
- a CDS encoding class Ib ribonucleoside-diphosphate reductase assembly flavoprotein NrdI — protein sequence MKIVYITLTGQTRKFVNKLDMETIELSPIDPFIEINEPFIIVAPTYEKEATEILWEFLDTGENRRYFKGVAGGGNRNFNELFVFTAKDLARDYDVPMLHAFEFQGSPRDVKALKEKIDAIEETLSEEENNN from the coding sequence ATGAAGATTGTTTATATCACACTGACAGGACAAACTCGAAAATTCGTCAATAAGCTCGATATGGAGACAATCGAACTTTCACCGATTGATCCATTCATTGAGATAAATGAACCGTTTATTATTGTGGCGCCGACATATGAGAAGGAAGCGACTGAAATATTGTGGGAATTTCTTGATACAGGAGAAAATAGACGTTATTTTAAAGGAGTAGCTGGTGGTGGGAATCGGAATTTCAATGAGTTATTTGTTTTTACGGCAAAAGATTTAGCCCGCGATTACGATGTACCTATGCTACATGCCTTTGAGTTTCAAGGAAGCCCAAGAGATGTCAAGGCGCTGAAAGAAAAAATAGATGCTATAGAAGAAACATTAAGCGAAGAAGAAAATAATAATTAA